Proteins from one Ketobacter alkanivorans genomic window:
- the rpmJ gene encoding 50S ribosomal protein L36: MKVQASVKKICRNCKIVRRKGSVRVICSSEPRHKQRQG; encoded by the coding sequence ATGAAAGTTCAGGCATCAGTTAAGAAGATTTGTCGTAACTGCAAAATCGTACGCCGCAAGGGCTCCGTACGGGTAATTTGTAGTTCTGAGCCCCGTCACAAGCAGCGTCAGGGCTAA
- the secY gene encoding preprotein translocase subunit SecY encodes MPNMKGAGMGELWARLKFLFFAILVYRIGAHIPVPGIDPIQLQNLFKQQQDTILSLFNMFSGGALERMSILALGIMPYISASIIMQLLSAVSPQLEQLKKEGEAGRRKISQYTRYGTLGLATLQSLGMAMALQTQGITLTVGFSWLFPAVVTLTTGTMFLMWLGEQVTERGIGNGISMIIFAGIVAGLPQAIGQALEATRQGELNVAVLLILGIVAVITVFFVVFMERAQRRITIEYARRQQGRKVFAAQRSHLPLKINMAGVIPPIFATSILLFPASIGQWFGENENMAWLQEVSLALGPGQPLYLLLFALLIVFFCYFYTAIMFNPRDVADNLKKSGAFVPGIRPGEQTAKYIDGVLGRLTLVGAIYITLVCLLPQGLQAFGNVPFYLGGTSLLIVVVVVMDFMAQVQSHLMSKQYESLMKKANLKGYGGTGLVR; translated from the coding sequence ATGCCGAATATGAAAGGAGCGGGAATGGGCGAGCTTTGGGCTCGCCTAAAATTCTTGTTTTTCGCGATTCTAGTTTATCGAATTGGCGCTCATATTCCGGTACCAGGCATCGACCCAATCCAGTTACAGAATTTATTCAAGCAACAACAGGACACAATCCTGAGTTTGTTTAACATGTTCTCTGGTGGGGCTTTGGAGCGCATGTCTATATTGGCGCTGGGTATCATGCCCTACATCTCGGCGTCTATTATCATGCAGCTTTTATCTGCAGTGAGTCCTCAGCTTGAGCAGTTAAAAAAAGAAGGTGAAGCTGGTCGCCGCAAGATATCTCAGTACACCCGTTACGGAACATTGGGATTGGCCACCTTGCAGTCGCTTGGCATGGCAATGGCGCTACAAACGCAAGGGATCACCTTAACGGTCGGATTCTCGTGGTTGTTTCCTGCTGTAGTAACGTTGACCACCGGTACGATGTTTCTGATGTGGTTGGGTGAGCAAGTTACCGAGCGCGGAATCGGTAACGGTATATCGATGATCATCTTTGCCGGTATCGTCGCAGGCTTACCACAGGCTATCGGTCAGGCCCTGGAAGCGACTCGACAGGGCGAGTTAAATGTAGCAGTTCTGCTGATTTTGGGTATTGTCGCCGTAATTACTGTGTTTTTTGTGGTGTTTATGGAGCGCGCTCAACGCAGAATTACTATAGAATACGCGCGTCGTCAGCAGGGTAGGAAGGTATTTGCAGCCCAGCGTTCTCATCTGCCTTTGAAAATTAATATGGCAGGCGTGATACCACCTATTTTTGCAACCAGTATTCTGTTGTTCCCAGCAAGTATTGGTCAGTGGTTTGGCGAAAATGAAAATATGGCCTGGTTGCAGGAAGTGTCTCTGGCTTTGGGGCCGGGTCAGCCGCTGTATCTATTGCTTTTTGCTCTTTTGATTGTGTTTTTCTGCTACTTCTACACGGCGATTATGTTTAATCCCCGAGATGTTGCGGATAATTTGAAAAAATCTGGTGCATTTGTTCCCGGGATTCGACCAGGCGAGCAAACGGCCAAGTACATTGACGGGGTGTTGGGGCGCTTAACGCTGGTTGGCGCGATCTATATAACGTTAGTGTGTTTATTGCCCCAAGGGCTGCAGGCTTTCGGTAACGTACCATTCTATTTGGGCGGGACCTCCCTGTTGATCGTGGTGGTTGTGGTAATGGACTTTATGGCGCAGGTGCAAAGTCACCTGATGTCCAAGCAATACGAGTCCTTGATGAAGAAAGCAAACCTGAAAGGCTATGGCGGAACCGGCCTAGTTCGTTAA
- the rplO gene encoding 50S ribosomal protein L15 has protein sequence MRLNSIGPAAGSKPAAKRRGRGIGSGLGKTGGRGVKGQTSRSGGGIKPGFEGGQMPIQRRLPKFGFTSQKSLIREEVRLSELAKVTSDVVDIDALKAAGVIRRSTKYVKVVLSGDITKAVTLKGVPATKGAKAAIEAAGGKIEE, from the coding sequence ATGAGATTGAACAGTATTGGTCCTGCGGCCGGATCTAAGCCTGCGGCAAAACGACGTGGTCGTGGCATAGGCAGTGGTCTGGGAAAAACTGGTGGTCGTGGCGTTAAAGGGCAAACTTCTAGATCTGGTGGCGGTATAAAGCCCGGTTTTGAGGGCGGCCAGATGCCTATTCAGCGTCGATTGCCTAAATTCGGTTTCACTTCTCAGAAATCGTTGATTCGAGAAGAAGTTCGATTGTCCGAGTTGGCAAAAGTAACCAGCGACGTTGTCGATATTGATGCACTGAAGGCGGCAGGTGTAATTCGTCGCAGCACTAAATATGTAAAAGTTGTACTGTCCGGTGATATCACCAAGGCAGTAACCTTGAAAGGCGTTCCTGCTACTAAGGGCGCTAAAGCAGCAATCGAAGCTGCTGGCGGAAAAATAGAGGAATAA
- the rpmD gene encoding 50S ribosomal protein L30 has translation MSKSTIKVTLTKSTIGRIESHKACVRGLGLRRIGHTVEVEDTPAVRGMVNKVYYMVRVEG, from the coding sequence ATGAGCAAAAGCACTATAAAAGTGACTCTGACCAAAAGCACAATTGGTCGCATCGAAAGCCATAAGGCATGTGTACGAGGCCTCGGCTTACGTCGCATAGGTCACACCGTTGAAGTAGAAGACACGCCAGCTGTTCGCGGTATGGTGAATAAAGTTTACTACATGGTTCGTGTTGAGGGTTAA
- the rpsE gene encoding 30S ribosomal protein S5: protein MAKVEDKNEGLQEKLVQVNRVAKVVKGGRIFGFTALTVVGDGNGKVGFGSGKAREVPVAIQKALEAARRNMVSVELNGTTLQHQIKAQHGSSKVYLQPASDGTGIIAGGAMRAVLEVAGVHNVLAKCYGSTNPMNVVRATVKGLASMKSPEDVAAKRGKSVEEILG from the coding sequence ATGGCTAAAGTTGAAGATAAAAACGAAGGTTTACAAGAAAAGTTAGTTCAAGTAAACCGCGTAGCAAAAGTTGTTAAAGGCGGACGTATTTTCGGTTTTACAGCTTTGACAGTTGTTGGCGATGGTAACGGCAAAGTAGGCTTTGGTAGCGGAAAGGCCCGTGAAGTTCCAGTGGCAATTCAGAAAGCGTTGGAAGCCGCTCGACGTAACATGGTTTCAGTTGAACTGAACGGAACTACGCTTCAGCATCAGATTAAAGCTCAGCATGGTTCGTCCAAGGTTTATCTTCAGCCTGCTTCCGACGGTACCGGTATCATTGCTGGCGGTGCGATGCGCGCCGTATTAGAGGTTGCGGGTGTTCATAACGTGTTGGCGAAGTGCTACGGCTCAACCAATCCAATGAATGTTGTACGAGCAACCGTTAAAGGTTTGGCATCCATGAAGTCTCCGGAAGATGTTGCTGCCAAGCGTGGTAAAAGCGTAGAAGAAATTCTAGGGTAA
- the rplR gene encoding 50S ribosomal protein L18 produces MNDKKFARLRRAKRTRMKIRELGETRLTVNRTSQHIYAQVISTDGSSVIASASTNEKGFQGGTSNKDAAAAVGKLIAERAKEKGVGKVAFDRSGFKYHGRVQALAEAAREGGLEF; encoded by the coding sequence ATGAACGATAAAAAATTCGCGCGACTGCGCCGGGCGAAGCGCACCAGAATGAAGATTCGTGAGTTGGGTGAAACCCGACTGACAGTTAACCGCACTAGCCAACACATATACGCTCAAGTCATCAGCACTGATGGCAGTAGTGTAATTGCAAGTGCCTCCACTAACGAGAAAGGTTTCCAAGGCGGCACCAGCAATAAAGACGCTGCAGCTGCTGTTGGTAAACTGATTGCAGAACGCGCTAAAGAAAAAGGCGTTGGTAAGGTAGCCTTTGATCGCTCCGGATTCAAATATCACGGTCGGGTGCAAGCGTTGGCAGAAGCTGCTCGTGAAGGCGGCCTTGAGTTTTAA
- the rplF gene encoding 50S ribosomal protein L6, translating into MSRVAKSPVDIPSGVDIKVNGQELVVKGSKGELKLDLNPLVAVELDGSQAIVKPVQESQQSWAMAGTFRSLVNNMVLGVSNGFERKLELIGVGYRAQAKGNTLSLTLGFSHPVEYELPAGVTAETPSQTEVVLKSADKQLLGQVAANVRSFRPPEPYKGKGVRYSDEHVLRKEAKKK; encoded by the coding sequence ATGTCTCGAGTAGCTAAGAGCCCGGTAGATATCCCATCAGGGGTTGATATCAAAGTAAATGGGCAGGAGCTTGTAGTTAAAGGCTCGAAAGGCGAGCTTAAGCTCGACCTGAATCCGCTAGTTGCGGTTGAATTAGATGGCAGTCAGGCGATTGTTAAACCAGTTCAGGAAAGTCAGCAGTCCTGGGCAATGGCTGGAACATTCCGGTCGTTGGTAAATAACATGGTGCTTGGTGTTAGTAATGGCTTTGAGCGGAAACTTGAACTGATTGGTGTTGGTTACAGAGCGCAAGCTAAGGGTAATACCTTAAGTTTGACTCTGGGTTTTTCTCACCCTGTTGAGTATGAATTGCCAGCCGGTGTAACTGCTGAAACGCCAAGCCAGACTGAGGTTGTTCTGAAAAGCGCTGATAAACAGCTGCTAGGACAAGTTGCAGCAAACGTACGTAGTTTCCGTCCGCCAGAGCCCTATAAAGGCAAAGGCGTAAGGTATTCTGACGAGCATGTGCTTCGTAAAGAAGCCAAGAAAAAATAA
- the rpsH gene encoding 30S ribosomal protein S8 produces the protein MSMQDPLSDMLTRIRNGQMAKKANVVMPSSKTKVAVAKVLQDEGYIAGFSVDGEKLPELTVQLKYFEGKPVIDEIKRVSRPGLRIYKSNDSIPKVMGGLGVAIVSTDKGVMTDRAARAAGVGGEVLCYVS, from the coding sequence ATGAGTATGCAAGATCCTTTATCGGATATGTTGACCCGGATTCGCAATGGCCAGATGGCTAAGAAAGCGAACGTGGTTATGCCTTCTTCAAAAACCAAAGTGGCCGTAGCCAAAGTGTTGCAGGACGAAGGTTATATCGCTGGTTTTTCTGTTGATGGTGAGAAGCTTCCAGAGCTCACAGTGCAATTGAAATATTTTGAAGGCAAGCCAGTAATTGATGAGATCAAGCGTGTTAGTCGCCCTGGTCTGCGAATATATAAATCCAATGACAGCATACCCAAAGTTATGGGTGGCCTTGGTGTGGCGATTGTGTCCACCGATAAAGGCGTTATGACTGATCGAGCTGCTCGCGCTGCAGGCGTTGGTGGCGAAGTGCTGTGTTACGTATCTTAA
- the rpsN gene encoding 30S ribosomal protein S14, producing the protein MAKVSMMEREKKRQIAVAKFAKKRAELKAIISNPDSTEEERWEAQIKLQRQPRNASKARLRNRCGLTGRPHGFYRKFGLSRNKLREAAMRGDVPGLVKSSW; encoded by the coding sequence ATGGCAAAAGTATCTATGATGGAGCGCGAAAAGAAGCGCCAGATCGCAGTCGCTAAGTTCGCCAAAAAGCGTGCCGAGCTTAAAGCTATTATCAGCAACCCAGACAGCACTGAAGAAGAGCGATGGGAAGCACAGATTAAGTTGCAGCGTCAGCCGCGTAACGCTTCCAAGGCTCGTTTGCGCAATCGTTGCGGCTTGACTGGTCGCCCACACGGTTTTTACCGCAAGTTTGGTTTGTCGCGTAACAAGTTGCGTGAAGCAGCTATGCGCGGTGATGTGCCAGGTTTGGTAAAATCCAGCTGGTAA
- the rplE gene encoding 50S ribosomal protein L5, with protein sequence MSRLKEVYKNEVVSQLQQQFGYKSVMEVPKITKITLNMGVGEASQDKKAIDGAVADLSLITGQKPLVTKARKSVAGFKIREGWPIGAKVTLRGERMYEFLDRLVSMAIPRIRDFRGLNPRSFDGQGNYSMGVKEQIVFPEIDYDKIDKIRGMDITITTTAKNDEEGRALLEAFKFPLKK encoded by the coding sequence ATGAGCAGATTGAAAGAAGTCTACAAAAACGAAGTCGTGTCCCAGCTGCAGCAGCAATTCGGATACAAAAGCGTTATGGAAGTGCCTAAGATCACCAAGATCACCCTCAATATGGGTGTAGGTGAAGCCTCTCAAGATAAAAAGGCCATCGACGGTGCCGTAGCAGATTTGTCACTGATTACAGGTCAGAAGCCTTTGGTAACTAAGGCTCGCAAATCGGTTGCAGGCTTTAAGATTCGTGAAGGTTGGCCCATTGGTGCCAAGGTTACTTTGCGCGGCGAGCGTATGTACGAGTTTCTTGATCGTCTTGTCTCTATGGCAATCCCCCGAATTCGCGATTTCCGTGGTTTGAATCCCAGATCGTTCGATGGTCAGGGTAACTATAGTATGGGTGTGAAGGAACAGATTGTGTTTCCTGAAATCGACTACGACAAGATCGATAAGATCCGTGGTATGGATATCACCATTACTACAACTGCAAAGAATGATGAAGAAGGTCGTGCATTGCTTGAAGCCTTCAAATTCCCGCTCAAGAAATAG
- the rplX gene encoding 50S ribosomal protein L24 — translation MLKIKRNDEVVVIAGRDKGKRGKVLKVLEGKLLIGGVNIVKKHQKPNPQKGAPGGIVEKEAPIQASNVAIFNPQTQKADRVGFKFLEDGKKVRCFKSTNEVIEDKA, via the coding sequence ATGCTGAAGATCAAAAGAAACGATGAAGTAGTGGTAATTGCCGGTCGCGATAAAGGCAAGCGTGGTAAAGTGTTAAAAGTACTGGAAGGCAAGTTGTTGATTGGCGGTGTGAATATCGTTAAGAAGCATCAGAAGCCGAACCCTCAGAAGGGTGCACCCGGTGGTATTGTCGAGAAAGAAGCACCGATTCAGGCTTCTAACGTCGCAATTTTTAACCCGCAAACCCAGAAAGCGGATCGCGTTGGTTTCAAATTCCTGGAAGATGGCAAAAAGGTTCGTTGCTTTAAGTCTACGAACGAAGTCATTGAGGATAAGGCGTAA
- the rplN gene encoding 50S ribosomal protein L14 translates to MIQTQTVLQVADNSGARRVQCIKVLGGSHRRYARIGDVIKVSVKEAIPRGKVKKGDVMNAVVVRTCQGVRRQDGSLIRFDENAAVLLNNNRQPIGTRIFGPVTRELRGDQFMKIISLAPEVL, encoded by the coding sequence ATGATTCAGACCCAAACCGTATTGCAGGTTGCTGATAACAGCGGTGCTCGCCGGGTACAGTGTATAAAAGTACTAGGTGGTTCTCATCGCCGTTACGCGAGAATCGGAGACGTCATCAAGGTGTCTGTGAAAGAAGCGATTCCTCGCGGTAAAGTTAAAAAAGGCGACGTGATGAACGCCGTTGTTGTTCGGACTTGTCAAGGCGTTCGTCGCCAAGATGGTTCTTTGATCCGCTTCGACGAGAACGCTGCAGTGTTGTTGAACAATAACCGTCAGCCTATCGGTACTCGTATCTTTGGGCCAGTGACTCGGGAACTTCGTGGCGATCAGTTCATGAAGATCATATCCTTGGCCCCCGAAGTGCTGTAA
- the rpsQ gene encoding 30S ribosomal protein S17, with translation MTEQATATKKRTHTGLVVSDKGDKSVTVMVERKVKHPVYGKFVKRSTKFHAHDETNECNTGDIVTIEECRPLSKTKCWRLVSIDERAKS, from the coding sequence ATGACAGAGCAAGCTACTGCGACTAAGAAGCGCACTCATACTGGCCTGGTTGTCAGTGACAAAGGTGACAAGTCTGTTACCGTGATGGTGGAGCGCAAAGTAAAGCACCCTGTTTATGGCAAGTTCGTGAAGCGTTCTACTAAGTTTCATGCTCATGATGAAACCAACGAGTGCAACACCGGCGACATCGTTACTATTGAAGAATGTCGTCCATTGTCTAAAACCAAGTGCTGGCGCTTGGTGAGCATTGACGAAAGGGCAAAGAGCTAA
- the rpmC gene encoding 50S ribosomal protein L29, producing the protein MSANDLRQKNESELNEHLLGLLREQFENRMKLATGQLGQSHVMKKTRREIARTKTILAEIKQGN; encoded by the coding sequence ATGAGCGCGAATGATTTAAGGCAGAAAAACGAGTCTGAGCTCAACGAGCATTTGTTGGGGCTTCTGCGCGAGCAGTTTGAAAACCGCATGAAGCTGGCCACAGGTCAGTTGGGCCAGTCCCACGTCATGAAAAAAACTCGTCGCGAAATTGCTCGTACAAAGACAATTTTGGCTGAGATTAAGCAGGGTAATTGA
- the rplP gene encoding 50S ribosomal protein L16 has translation MLQPKRTKFRKQHKGRNRGLAQAGNKVSFGTIGLKAVSRGRLTARQIEAARRAMTRHVKRGGKIWIRVFPDKPITEKPLEVRQGKGKGNVEYWVAEIRPGKMLYEMEGVSEDIAREAFTLAAAKLPIKTTVVTRTVM, from the coding sequence ATGTTACAGCCTAAACGCACTAAATTTAGAAAGCAGCATAAGGGCCGCAACCGAGGTCTGGCGCAAGCCGGCAACAAGGTTTCATTCGGGACTATCGGTTTGAAAGCCGTCAGTCGTGGTCGCCTTACAGCTCGTCAGATCGAAGCCGCTCGTCGAGCTATGACTCGTCATGTGAAGCGTGGTGGTAAGATCTGGATTCGCGTATTTCCCGACAAGCCAATCACTGAGAAGCCGTTGGAAGTACGTCAAGGTAAAGGTAAAGGTAACGTTGAATACTGGGTTGCAGAGATTCGCCCAGGAAAAATGTTGTACGAGATGGAAGGTGTAAGCGAAGACATCGCTCGTGAGGCCTTCACGCTGGCGGCGGCTAAGCTGCCCATCAAAACCACAGTTGTTACGCGGACGGTGATGTGA
- the rpsC gene encoding 30S ribosomal protein S3, which yields MGQKVHPTGIRLGIVKKHTSTWYASPKQYSGYLLTDLKVREYLFDKLKSASVSRIEIERPAENARITIKTARPGIVIGKKGEDVEKLRRELSQMMGVPVHVNIEEVRKPELDARLVAESIASQLERRVMFRRAMKRAVQNAIRLGAKGIKVQVSGRLGGAEIARTEWYREGRVPLHTLRADIDYSTARAETTYGTIGVKVWIFKGEILDGDLEQPEEQKASAPKRTRAS from the coding sequence ATGGGTCAGAAAGTACATCCGACCGGGATACGTTTGGGCATCGTTAAAAAGCACACCTCTACTTGGTATGCATCGCCTAAACAGTACTCAGGTTATTTGCTAACAGATCTTAAAGTACGCGAATATTTGTTCGATAAGCTGAAGTCTGCTTCTGTAAGTCGAATTGAAATTGAGCGACCCGCAGAGAATGCGCGAATCACAATCAAGACTGCGCGTCCTGGTATCGTGATCGGCAAGAAAGGCGAAGACGTAGAAAAGTTGCGTCGCGAGCTTTCTCAGATGATGGGCGTGCCTGTCCACGTGAACATCGAAGAAGTTCGAAAGCCTGAGCTTGACGCTCGCTTGGTTGCGGAAAGTATCGCTTCTCAGCTGGAGCGCCGGGTGATGTTCCGTCGAGCGATGAAGCGTGCTGTACAAAACGCTATTCGCCTCGGAGCCAAAGGTATCAAGGTGCAGGTTTCTGGCCGCTTGGGTGGTGCTGAGATCGCTCGTACAGAGTGGTATCGCGAAGGTCGTGTTCCTCTGCATACGTTGCGTGCGGATATCGATTATTCAACTGCGCGAGCTGAGACTACTTACGGTACTATCGGCGTCAAGGTATGGATCTTCAAAGGCGAGATACTGGATGGTGATCTGGAGCAGCCTGAAGAGCAGAAAGCCAGCGCACCAAAACGAACACGTGCTAGCTAA
- the rplV gene encoding 50S ribosomal protein L22, with the protein METAAKLRGAMVSAQKARLVADQVRGQSVDQALNTLTFSPKKAAHLVKKVLESAIANAEHNDGADVDELKVSEIYVDEGMTMKRIKPRAKGRADRIMKRTCHITVKVSDN; encoded by the coding sequence ATGGAAACAGCAGCTAAATTGCGCGGCGCTATGGTGTCTGCCCAAAAAGCACGGTTGGTCGCCGATCAGGTTCGCGGACAAAGTGTCGATCAGGCCTTGAATACCCTGACCTTCAGTCCGAAGAAAGCAGCGCACCTTGTGAAGAAGGTTTTGGAATCGGCAATAGCGAACGCTGAGCACAATGACGGTGCTGACGTTGACGAATTGAAGGTTTCTGAAATTTATGTTGACGAAGGTATGACCATGAAGCGCATCAAGCCACGTGCCAAAGGCCGTGCAGATCGCATCATGAAGCGAACTTGCCATATCACGGTCAAGGTATCTGACAACTAG
- the rpsS gene encoding 30S ribosomal protein S19 yields the protein MPRSLKKGPFIDEHLLRKVEEAVETNSRKPIKTWSRRSIILPDMVGLTIAVHNGRQHVPVMVSEHMVGHKLGEFAATRTYRGHAADKKAKR from the coding sequence GTGCCACGTTCATTAAAGAAAGGTCCGTTCATCGACGAACATCTTTTGAGAAAAGTGGAAGAAGCTGTCGAGACTAACAGTCGTAAACCAATCAAGACCTGGTCGCGACGCTCCATTATTCTTCCAGATATGGTGGGCTTGACAATAGCGGTTCACAATGGTCGCCAACATGTTCCAGTAATGGTTTCGGAGCATATGGTGGGTCACAAGTTAGGCGAGTTTGCAGCTACCCGAACTTATCGTGGTCACGCTGCAGACAAGAAAGCTAAACGCTAA
- the rplB gene encoding 50S ribosomal protein L2, with the protein MALVKAKPTSPGRRFVVKVVNPDLHKGAPHGPLLDKNSKKGGRNNTGRITTRHKGGGHKQHYRIVDFKRNKDGVPGVVERLEYDPNRSANLALVKYADGERRYIIAAKGVAAGTAVFSGQDAPIKVGNCLPLRNIPVGSVVHCIELKPGKGAQMVRSAGGSAQLLARDGAYVTLRLRSGEMRKVLADCRATIGEVGNSEHSLASLGKAGAKRWRGVRPTVRGVAMNPVDHPHGGGEGRTSGGRHPVTPWGVSTKGHKTRKNKRTNKLIVRRRGAKS; encoded by the coding sequence ATGGCATTGGTTAAAGCTAAACCTACATCTCCCGGTCGCCGCTTTGTTGTAAAAGTAGTTAATCCGGATTTGCACAAGGGTGCTCCTCACGGCCCGCTACTGGATAAGAACTCCAAAAAAGGCGGTCGTAACAATACTGGTCGAATTACTACTCGTCACAAGGGTGGTGGTCACAAGCAGCATTACCGTATTGTTGATTTTAAAAGAAATAAAGACGGTGTCCCTGGTGTTGTTGAGCGATTGGAGTATGATCCAAACCGTTCCGCAAACTTGGCGCTGGTGAAGTATGCTGATGGTGAGCGTAGATATATTATTGCTGCCAAAGGTGTTGCTGCTGGAACTGCTGTGTTCTCTGGTCAGGATGCGCCAATAAAAGTTGGTAATTGTCTGCCATTGCGCAACATCCCCGTTGGTAGTGTTGTTCATTGTATCGAGCTAAAGCCTGGTAAGGGCGCGCAAATGGTACGAAGTGCAGGTGGATCAGCGCAGCTGCTGGCTCGTGACGGTGCGTATGTGACTTTGCGCCTTCGTTCAGGAGAGATGCGCAAGGTTCTTGCGGATTGCAGAGCAACTATCGGCGAAGTAGGAAATTCTGAGCACAGCTTGGCCTCTCTTGGTAAGGCTGGTGCAAAAAGATGGCGTGGTGTAAGACCTACTGTACGTGGTGTGGCTATGAACCCTGTTGATCACCCGCACGGTGGTGGTGAAGGTAGGACTTCAGGTGGTCGTCATCCGGTAACTCCCTGGGGTGTCTCTACTAAGGGTCACAAGACACGCAAGAATAAGCGCACGAACAAGTTGATTGTTCGACGTCGCGGTGCGAAATCGTAA
- the rplW gene encoding 50S ribosomal protein L23 — MNQERIFKVLSAPHISEKATVVSDKHNQIVFKVAKDATKAEIKAAVEQLWEVKVKSVRTLVMKGKTKRFGRGMGKRADWKKAYVSLQDGFDIDFLGAE, encoded by the coding sequence ATGAACCAAGAACGAATTTTTAAAGTGTTGAGCGCGCCTCATATATCTGAGAAGGCGACGGTTGTTTCTGATAAGCACAACCAGATCGTGTTCAAGGTCGCCAAGGACGCTACCAAAGCAGAAATCAAAGCTGCTGTGGAACAGTTGTGGGAAGTGAAGGTTAAATCTGTTCGGACTCTGGTCATGAAAGGTAAAACCAAGCGCTTCGGTCGTGGCATGGGTAAACGTGCTGATTGGAAAAAAGCCTATGTCTCCCTGCAAGACGGCTTTGATATTGATTTCCTTGGCGCAGAGTGA
- the rplD gene encoding 50S ribosomal protein L4: MNLNIASGGTVTVSEVAFAKEFNEPLVHQVVTAFMAGGRQGSKAQKSRSEVSGGGKKPWRQKGTGRARAGTIRSPIWRSGGVTFAASPRDYSQKVNRKMYRGAMRCILSELVRQDRLVVVDAFELDAPKTKLMAARLKELSAEGALVIAGEVSENVYLAARNLPKVNVCDAQAVDPVSLIAHEKVVVTVDALKKLEELLA; the protein is encoded by the coding sequence ATGAATCTGAATATTGCCTCTGGCGGAACTGTGACTGTGTCAGAAGTGGCGTTTGCCAAAGAGTTTAATGAGCCCCTCGTTCATCAGGTTGTGACTGCGTTCATGGCTGGTGGTCGTCAAGGCTCTAAAGCACAGAAAAGTCGTTCCGAAGTGAGTGGTGGCGGCAAGAAGCCTTGGCGCCAAAAGGGTACTGGCCGTGCGCGTGCTGGTACTATCCGAAGCCCGATATGGCGTAGTGGTGGTGTTACATTTGCTGCTTCACCAAGAGACTACAGTCAGAAAGTGAATCGAAAAATGTATCGTGGTGCTATGCGCTGCATACTTTCTGAGCTGGTTCGTCAGGATCGATTGGTAGTGGTTGATGCGTTCGAGCTGGACGCACCAAAAACTAAGCTTATGGCTGCGCGGTTGAAAGAGTTAAGTGCTGAAGGTGCGTTGGTTATTGCTGGCGAGGTAAGCGAGAACGTTTATCTGGCTGCTCGTAACTTGCCAAAAGTCAATGTGTGCGACGCGCAGGCGGTTGATCCCGTTAGCTTGATTGCTCACGAAAAGGTTGTGGTGACTGTTGATGCGCTTAAGAAACTTGAGGAGCTGTTGGCATGA
- the rplC gene encoding 50S ribosomal protein L3: protein MAIGLVGRKCGMTRIFTEDGVSIPVTVIEVEPNRVTQVKAVDTDGYSAVQITTGARKASRVSKSAAGHFAKAEAEAGRGLWEFRLSEEELAGYKVGDAIEVGLFEAGAMVDVTGTSKGKGFAGTIKRWNFKGQDATHGNSLSHRVPGSIGQNQTPGRVFKGKKMAGHMGSRKTTVQSLEIVRVDAERNLLLVKGAVPGAAGNDVIVSPAVKG, encoded by the coding sequence ATGGCAATCGGTCTAGTCGGACGAAAATGTGGCATGACCCGTATCTTCACTGAAGACGGCGTGTCCATTCCAGTTACCGTGATTGAAGTTGAGCCTAACCGGGTTACCCAGGTTAAGGCCGTTGATACCGATGGTTATTCTGCAGTGCAGATTACCACTGGTGCTCGCAAGGCTTCACGAGTTTCCAAATCAGCAGCTGGTCACTTTGCGAAAGCAGAGGCGGAGGCTGGTCGTGGTTTGTGGGAGTTCCGTCTGTCGGAGGAAGAGCTGGCAGGCTACAAAGTGGGTGACGCAATCGAAGTTGGCTTGTTTGAAGCCGGCGCTATGGTTGATGTTACTGGCACTTCCAAGGGTAAAGGATTCGCTGGAACCATCAAGCGTTGGAATTTTAAGGGTCAGGACGCGACGCATGGTAATTCATTGTCGCACCGCGTTCCTGGATCTATCGGTCAGAACCAGACTCCCGGTCGTGTTTTTAAAGGTAAAAAGATGGCAGGGCACATGGGTAGCCGTAAAACAACCGTCCAATCTCTGGAGATTGTGCGCGTAGATGCTGAAAGAAATCTTCTTTTAGTGAAAGGCGCGGTCCCAGGAGCTGCTGGCAACGATGTTATCGTTAGCCCGGCGGTTAAAGGTTAA